In the Gossypium raimondii isolate GPD5lz chromosome 9, ASM2569854v1, whole genome shotgun sequence genome, one interval contains:
- the LOC105798953 gene encoding transcription factor bHLH112 isoform X2, giving the protein MAEELHAGICEGTWWKSSKTMLSGFPSSSPTEIADLGISFGWATNMADDIEARSSNNKEKHQQAADSHNNGSSVFIDSSLKMMDFDLSSTPDCNQSFQQEPVAMDSALLQGLLFEPDAQAQQHSLNFNNRSINHMPAGATYGANANGILSPPWPKLAPFVRPSLPKQLPSSLPLPQSQVLLQTFENKLNCPRPTIETNTKQVRNLASVMKKGSGEPPLKRPRIETPLPLPTFKVRKEKLGDRITALQQLVSPFGKTDTASVLHETIEYIKFLHDQVNVLSTPYVKQAAVSIPQGIDHRLKDTEGSKQDLRSRGLCLVPISTTFTVANETTADFWTPAFVGTLR; this is encoded by the exons ATGGCAGAAGAATTGCATGCCGGAATTTGTGAAGGGACATGGTGGAAGTCGTCGAAAACCATGCTTTCAGGGTTTCCTTCGTCGTCTCCTACTGAGATCGCAGACCTGGGAATTAGCTTCGGATGGGCTACGAATATGGCGGACGATATCGAGGCAAGGTCTTCTAATAACAAGGAAAAGCATCAGCAAGCTGCAGATTCTCATAATAATGGCAGCAGTGTTTTCATTGATTCTTCCTTAAAAATGATGGATTTTGACCTTTCATCAACACCCGATTGTAACCAATCTTTTCA GCAAGAACCTGTAGCCATGGATTCAGCACTGCTACAAGGTTTATTATTTGAACCTGATGCTCAAGCTCAACAACACTCACTTAATTTCAACAACCGGTCCATCAACCATATGCCTGCCGGTGCCACTTATGGGGCAAACGCTAATGGAATATTATCACCTCCATGGCCAAAACTAGCTCCTTTCGTAAGGCCATCGTTGCCGAAGCAGCTTCCCAGTAGCTTACCCTTACCGCAATCACAAGTTCTTCTACaaacatttgaaaataaacttaacTGCCCCCGCCCCACGATAGAG ACTAATACCAAACAAGTACGAAACTTAGCGTCAGTGATGAAGAAAGGAAGTGGTGAACCTCCATTAAAGAGGCCAAGAATTGAAACGCCATTGCCATTACCAACTTTTAAG GTCCGGAAAGAGAAGCTAGGGGACCGAATCACTGCACTCCAGCAATTGGTTTCACCTTTTGGAAAG ACTGATACAGCATCTGTTCTCCATGAAACTATTGAATACATCAAGTTCCTCCACGATCAAGTCAAT GTTTTAAGTACTCCATATGTGAAACAAGCAGCTGTTTCCATACCACAG GGTATTGATCATAGGTTGAAAGACACAGAAGGGTCAAAACAAGACCTACGAAGCCGAGGGTTATGTTTGGTGCCAATCTCCACCACATTCACAGTTGCTAATGAGACCACTGCTGATTTTTGGACGCCAGCATTTGTTGGAACTTTGAGGTAG
- the LOC105798953 gene encoding transcription factor bHLH112 isoform X1, with translation MAEELHAGICEGTWWKSSKTMLSGFPSSSPTEIADLGISFGWATNMADDIEARSSNNKEKHQQAADSHNNGSSVFIDSSLKMMDFDLSSTPDCNQSFQLSCRQEPVAMDSALLQGLLFEPDAQAQQHSLNFNNRSINHMPAGATYGANANGILSPPWPKLAPFVRPSLPKQLPSSLPLPQSQVLLQTFENKLNCPRPTIETNTKQVRNLASVMKKGSGEPPLKRPRIETPLPLPTFKVRKEKLGDRITALQQLVSPFGKTDTASVLHETIEYIKFLHDQVNVLSTPYVKQAAVSIPQGIDHRLKDTEGSKQDLRSRGLCLVPISTTFTVANETTADFWTPAFVGTLR, from the exons ATGGCAGAAGAATTGCATGCCGGAATTTGTGAAGGGACATGGTGGAAGTCGTCGAAAACCATGCTTTCAGGGTTTCCTTCGTCGTCTCCTACTGAGATCGCAGACCTGGGAATTAGCTTCGGATGGGCTACGAATATGGCGGACGATATCGAGGCAAGGTCTTCTAATAACAAGGAAAAGCATCAGCAAGCTGCAGATTCTCATAATAATGGCAGCAGTGTTTTCATTGATTCTTCCTTAAAAATGATGGATTTTGACCTTTCATCAACACCCGATTGTAACCAATCTTTTCA gTTGAGTTGCAGGCAAGAACCTGTAGCCATGGATTCAGCACTGCTACAAGGTTTATTATTTGAACCTGATGCTCAAGCTCAACAACACTCACTTAATTTCAACAACCGGTCCATCAACCATATGCCTGCCGGTGCCACTTATGGGGCAAACGCTAATGGAATATTATCACCTCCATGGCCAAAACTAGCTCCTTTCGTAAGGCCATCGTTGCCGAAGCAGCTTCCCAGTAGCTTACCCTTACCGCAATCACAAGTTCTTCTACaaacatttgaaaataaacttaacTGCCCCCGCCCCACGATAGAG ACTAATACCAAACAAGTACGAAACTTAGCGTCAGTGATGAAGAAAGGAAGTGGTGAACCTCCATTAAAGAGGCCAAGAATTGAAACGCCATTGCCATTACCAACTTTTAAG GTCCGGAAAGAGAAGCTAGGGGACCGAATCACTGCACTCCAGCAATTGGTTTCACCTTTTGGAAAG ACTGATACAGCATCTGTTCTCCATGAAACTATTGAATACATCAAGTTCCTCCACGATCAAGTCAAT GTTTTAAGTACTCCATATGTGAAACAAGCAGCTGTTTCCATACCACAG GGTATTGATCATAGGTTGAAAGACACAGAAGGGTCAAAACAAGACCTACGAAGCCGAGGGTTATGTTTGGTGCCAATCTCCACCACATTCACAGTTGCTAATGAGACCACTGCTGATTTTTGGACGCCAGCATTTGTTGGAACTTTGAGGTAG